In one window of Rhinoderma darwinii isolate aRhiDar2 chromosome 7, aRhiDar2.hap1, whole genome shotgun sequence DNA:
- the LOC142657714 gene encoding uncharacterized protein LOC142657714 codes for MRIIHRTTILPTPHQKKQTMTVRINVNGNEIEIIAKADPHSFYTILNVPLEEGLLGEDIKIALKDGKKKANGRIVTGSIYVNDQATAGQIVYVRTFPKTIIGWKQLHELGLIQANTHRGFVMDVPPVLIEGDTDPYNFSQGDLRPYLIADASRVIASWVRKGLIERCNSVCNAPISLTMKGNRKVKIIFDFEDLNKCSTKEPSHPKVHRPRAIEDITLGNYYSVFKLFYAEWQIPLDTYTKYKTAFTFLDKQYVWNRLPGSFQNTTNRLSDALEKVLSQLPQNIRKRVTYYTDTILISAETKEECEKFTDKLWRHLVDNSFEISQTRCQKSEPVVQFLGREITQDGIRLGKDFIWKVKNSKLPRNTHHLRSILGFLDDANQYTPGYGIFSKRLNELTREKCEFVWNGKYEATLVHLKNQILVNGFVVSGLAEREACMVQIFVNDGAWMAQILNSAKKPYRFGSGVLEPLKSKDVFATQELKAMKEVWKRHEFVLESRDVEWEVESPEIARYKDEPESVTIGKRLNLDFLKRPRCKIKVVPASGRKPPIPWPQNL; via the coding sequence ATGAGAATCATACATCGAACAACAATCCTACCCACTCCGCACCAGAAAAAACAGACTATGACTGTGAGGATAAATGTGAACGGAAATGAAATCGAGATCATAGCAAAAGCAGATCCTCATTCATTTTATACCATCCTGAATGTGCCTCTAGAAGAAGGCCTCCTGGGAGAGGACATAAAAATTGCTCTGAAAGACGGAAAGAAAAAAGCAAATGGAAGAATCGTCACCGGAAGTATTTATGTTAATGACCAAGCAACCGCTGGGCAGATCGTATATGTACGCACCTTCCCAAAAACCATAATTGGATGGAAGCAACTTCATGAACTGGGTTTGATACAGGCCAACACGCACAGAGGTTTTGTGATGGATGTCCCCCCTGTGTTAATAGAGGGAGACACAGACCCATACAATTTTTCACAGGGAGATTTAAGACCGTATCTGATAGCCGATGCAAGTAGAGTGATCGCTAGTTGGGTGAGAAAAGGTTTAATTGAGCGTTGCAATAGTGTCTGCAATGCCCCCATTTCACTTACTATGAAAGGGAATAGAAAGGTCAAGATTATATTTGATTTTGAGGATTTGAATAAGTGTTCAACAAAGGAGCCCTCCCACCCGAAGGTGCACAGACCAAGAGCCATTGAGGATATAACCCTGGGGAATTATTATTCGGTTTTTAAGCTTTTCTATGCAGAATGGCAAATCCCTCTAGACACATACACCAAGTACAAAACCGCATTTACTTTCCTAGACAAGCAATATGTCTGGAATAGGTTGCCTGGATCATTTCAAAATACCACCAATCGACTTAGTGACGCTCTGGAGAAGGTACTCAGCCAGCTGCCTCAGAACATAAGGAAACGTGTGACCTACTACACAGATACCATCCTAATATCTGCAGAAACCAAAGAAGAGTGTGAAAAATTCACAGATAAGCTATGGCGCCATCTGGTGGACAATAGTTTTGAAATAAGCCAAACACGGTGCCAAAAGAGCGAGCCGGTCGTGCAGTTTTTAGGAAGAGAAATAACGCAAGATGGAATTAGACTGGGTAAGGATTTTATATGGAAGGTAAAGAATTCAAAATTGCCAAGAAATACACATCACTTAAGATCAATCCTCGGCTTTTTAGATGATGCAAACCAATATACTCCGGGCTATGGCATTTTCAGCAAAAGATTGAATGAATTAACCAGAGAAAAATGTGAATTTGTTTGGAACGGTAAATATGAGGCAACATTGGTTCATTTGAAGAATCAAATCCTGGTCAACGGTTTTGTGGTCTCTGGGTTGGCTGAAAGAGAGGCCTGCATGGTTCAGATATTTGTCAACGACGGAGCCTGGATGGCACAGATCTTAAATAGCGCCAAGAAACCCTATCGTTTTGGAAGTGGGGTACTTGAACCTCTTAAGAGTAAGGATGTCTTTGCAACGCAAGAGCTCAAAGCCATGAAAGAGGTTTGGAAAAGACATGAATTTGTTCTGGAAAGCAGAGATGTGGAATGGGAGGTGGAGAGTCCAGAAATTGCACGCTACAAGGATGAACCGGAGAGTGTTACAATTGGAAAACGACTCAATCTGGACTTCCTAAAGAGACCGAGATGCAAGATCAAGGTAGTCCCTGCCAGTGGCCGGAAACCACCAATTCCGTGGCCTCAGAATCTGTGA